Proteins co-encoded in one Scatophagus argus isolate fScaArg1 chromosome 11, fScaArg1.pri, whole genome shotgun sequence genomic window:
- the zic2a gene encoding zinc finger protein ZIC 2a: MLLDAGHQFPGLGVGSFARHHSASEMQERDLSLAQNSFVDSAHMGAFKLNHDLSPGQSSAFTTQAPGYPAAALGAHAAHVTSYASSPFNSTRDFLFRSRGFGESSPASGQHTIFGPTAGSLHHSHTDTQGHILFPGIHDQHGSHGSPNVLNGQMRLGLPGEVFGRSEQYHQVSSPRTDPYSAAQLHNQYGSMNMNMGMNMAAHHHPGAFFRYMRQQCIKQELICKWIDPEQLSNPKKCCNKTFSTMHELVTHVSVEHVGGPEQTNHVCFWEDCGRESKPFKAKYKLVNHIRVHTGEKPFPCPFPGCGKVFARSENLKIHKRTHTGEKPFQCEFEGCDRRFANSSDRKKHMHVHTSDKPYLCKMCDKSYTHPSSLRKHMKVHESSPPASDSSPAASSGYESSTPPGLVSPTTETQSNTTLSPASAVHNTTSHSGLSSNFSEWYV; encoded by the exons ATGTTACTGGATGCTGGTCACCAGTTCCCCGGATTGGGAGTGGGGTCATTTGCCAGGCATCACTCAGCGAGCGAGATGCAGGAGAGAGACTTGAGTTTGGCACAAAATAGCTTTGTAGACTCCGCACACATGGGTGCGTTTAAGCTGAACCACGATCTCTCTCCGGGACAGAGCTCTGCCTTCACCACCCAGGCGCCGGGCTACCCCGCTGCGGCACTGGGGGCTCACGCTGCCCATGTCACGTCGTATGCAAGCTCTCCTTTCAACTCCACCAGGGACTTTCTCTTTCGTAGTCGTGGCTTCGGAGAATCCTCTCCGGCGAGCGGCCAACATACTATTTTTGGCCCCACGGCGGGATCCCTTCATCACTCCCACACAGACACTCAAGGCCACATTCTGTTCCCCGGGATCCACGACCAGCACGGGTCCCACGGATCCCCGAATGTCCTGAACGGGCAAATGAGGCTCGGACTACCCGGAGAAGTTTTCGGACGCTCCGAGCAGTACCACCAGGTTTCCAGCCCGAGGACCGACCCGTACTCGGCGGCGCAGCTCCACAACCAGTACGGCTCCATGAATATGAACATGGGGATGAACATGGCAGCCCATCACCACCCCGGTGCCTTTTTCCGCTACATGAGGCAGCAGTGCATCAAGCAGGAGCTCATCTGCAAGTGGATCGACCCCGAGCAGCTCAGCAACCCAAAGAAGTGCTGCAACAAAACTTTTAGCACCATGCACGAGTTGGTCACGCACGTCTCGGTGGAGCATGTCGGTGGACCGGAGCAGACCAACCACGTCTGTTTCTGGGAGGATTGCGGCCGGGAGAGCAAACCGTTCAAGGCGAAATACAAACTGGTGAACCACATTCGGGTGCACACCGGGGAGAAGCCTTTTCCATGTCCCTTCCCCGGCTGTGGAAAGGTCTTCGCACGGTCGGAAAACTTGAAGATACACAAGAGAACACATACAG GAGAGAAGCCGTTCCAGTGTGAGTTTGAAGGCTGCGACAGAAGGTTTGCAAACAGCAGCGACCGAAAGAAACACATGCACGTTCACACGTCGGACAAGCCTTATCTCTGCAAAATGTGTGACAAGTCCTACACACATCCCAGCTCTCTACGAAAACACATGAAG gtcCACGAATCCTCTCCACCAGCATCAGACTCATCACCAGCAGCCAGCTCTGGTTATGAATCCTCCACGCCTCCAGGCCTGGTGTCTCCCACCACCGAGACCCAAAGCAACACCACCCTGTCCCCAGCCTCAGCTGTGCACAACACCACCAGCCACAGTGGCCTATCCTCCAATTTCAGTGAATGGTATGTTTAG
- the zic5 gene encoding zinc finger protein ZIC 5, with amino-acid sequence MEPPLSKRNPAIRLADLAATQPLPHQNMTGFPGLGGHHPLSHHAHLHPGELGNDPGVALTPFGPEHMAQTNALKLSPSQHIQSHPEAQTAASFTSAQTTVGFPVAHPHSGYSSSRDFILRRELSASAMHALGDQHSSASSPHHHGMFISPTGAYGHTESGAHSLFTGLHDQASPGAHHHALNGQMRLGIPGDIYGRPEHFGHRPEHYGPSSLHSYNSMNLNVNIASAPHGAAGAFLRYMRQPIKQELICKWIDQEQNQKKPCSKTYSTMHELVNHVTVEHVGGPEQSTHVCFWEECPREGKAFKAKYKLINHIRVHTGEKPFPCPFPGCGKVFARSENLKIHKRTHTGEKPFKCEFDGCDRKFANSSDRKKHSHVHTSDKPYYCKVRGCDKSYTHPSSLRKHMKVHCKSPPPPSTNVTYISSTNPLGDPLSPNSEPHRNRSANLSPQVTNLNEWYVCQGSGGPNHLHTPSSDVPTSDSDDEDSFRNSDPRTML; translated from the exons ATGGAACCCCCTTTAAGCAAGAGGAATCCGGCGATAAGATTAGCGGATTTGGCAGCGACTCAACCCCTTCCTCATCAGAATATGACAGGCTTCCCGGGGCTAGGGGGGCATCACCCTCTCTCCCACCATGCCCACCTCCACCCTGGGGAGCTGGGCAACGACCCCGGAGTGGCACTCACTCCATTTGGACCAGAGCACATGGCACAGACAAATGCTCTCAAACTTAGCCCATCTCAGCACATTCAGAGCCATCCCGAAGCCCAGACCGCGGCATCTTTCACTTCTGCTCAGACCACAGTTGGTTTCCCCGTGGCTCACCCCCACTCAGGCTACTCAAGCAGCAGGGACTTCATCCTCAGGAGAGAACTCTCAGCCTCTGCTATGCATGCACTTGGCGACCAGCATAGTTCCGCCTCCTCCCCTCATCACCATGGCATGTTCATCTCCCCAACAGGTGCTTATGGGCACACGGAAAGTGGGGCCCATTCACTTTTCACTGGACTTCACGACCAGGCGTCCCCAGGTGCCCACCACCATGCCCTCAATGGGCAGATGCGCTTGGGTATACCGGGGGACATCTACGGCAGGCCAGAGCACTTCGGGCACAGGCCAGAGCACTATGGACCCTCTTCTCTCCACAGCTACAACTCCATGAACCTCAATGTGAACATCGCTTCAGCTCCTCACGGAGCGGCGGGGGCGTTTTTAAGATACATGCGGCAGCCCATAAAGCAAGAGCTAATCTGCAAGTGGATTGACCaggaacaaaatcaaaaaaagccGTGCTCCAAAACTTACAGCACCATGCACGAACTGGTCAACCACGTCACCGTGGAGCATGTCGGGGGACCGGAGCAGAGCACCCACGTCTGTTTTTGGGAGGAATGTCCACGGGAAGGAAAGGCTTTCAAAGCGAAGTACAAACTGATAAATCACATCCGAGTTCATACGGGAGAAAAGCCCTTCCCGTGTCCTTTCCCGGGCTGTGGAAAAGTCTTCGCTCGATCGGAAAATTTAAAGATTCACAAGAGGACTCACACAG GCGAGAAACCTTTCAAGTGCGAGTTTGACGGCTGTGACAGAAAATTCGCCAACAGCAGCGACCGGAAGAAGCACTCTCATGTCCACACCAGTGACAAGCCTTACTACTGCAAAGTCCGCGGCTGTGACAAATCCTACACGCACCCGAGCTCGCTGCGGAAGCACATGAAAGTGCACTGCAAGTCCCCGCCGCCCCCTTCCACCAACGTCACCTACATTTCCTCCACGAACCCTCTTGGAGACCCTCTCTCGCCCAACTCCGAGCCGCACAGGAACCGCTCCGCGAACCTCTCCCCTCAGGTCACCAATCTCAACGAGTGGTACGTGTGCCAGGGGAGCGGAGGACCCAACCACCTACACACCCCCTCCAGCGACGTGCCAACGTCAGATTCAGACGATGAGGACTCATTCAGAAATTCAGACCCCAGGACAATGCTCTGA